A segment of the Elaeis guineensis isolate ETL-2024a chromosome 6, EG11, whole genome shotgun sequence genome:
ATTGAGCTagcaatccttttttttttttctcattttggtTTATTGGACGGCAATCCTCTCTTTTTCATTTTGTTTTCTTCGCAGTCATGAGGCAAATAAAGTCATCTTATGATGGGATGGTGATTTtttgatgaataatattttaCAAAAATAAGGTGCCATTGTGCATGTGATCTCCAATACTATGTGCTATCAGCTGGTTGATCATGTTTGGCAATAGATGCAAATGCTGTATCTCCAATAAGCCCTTCCCTAGCCTGTTAGTAAATGAACATAACATAGTGGTAAGCTCTTTCCTTTTTGATGTTATTATGATGACCACATTTATGAAATCATCTTCATTATGTCTGCAGGGAACCTCTTTGCATTTGTGTTGTTTGCCTCACCGATGTAAGTCCACCCTTGATATTCCTTTCTTGGTTCCACCATACAGAACCATGTCATCGACGCGTCTCGTTATATTTGATTTCTTTCAGACCTACGTTCAAAAGAATTGTCAGAAACAAATCAACAGAGCAATTCTCAGGGTTACCCTATGTGTACTCCCTCTTGAATTGCTTGATCTGCATGTGGTATGGTCTGCCATTCGTGTCCTATGGCGTAATCTTGGTTGCCACAGTCAATTCCATAGGCGCTGTTTGTCAGCTGGTCTATGTGACCCTCTTCATTATATATGCAGATACTACAAGAAGGGTAACTTCATCCCCTTTGTTGTTTGGATCCGCTTGTATCATGTTTATGTCATTTATTATTTTCCTCTGATTTGTTGTGCAGCTGAAGATGTCTGGATTGCTGATAGCAGTTCTGTGTGTTTTTTCTCTCATCATATATGTCAGCCTTGAGTTGTTCGACCACCAATCACGGCAAACTTTTGTTGGATATCTTAGTGTCGCTTCTCTCATTTCGATGTT
Coding sequences within it:
- the LOC140858511 gene encoding bidirectional sugar transporter SWEET2a-like isoform X1 encodes the protein MSAGNLFAFVLFASPIPTFKRIVRNKSTEQFSGLPYVYSLLNCLICMWYGLPFVSYGVILVATVNSIGAVCQLVYVTLFIIYADTTRRLKMSGLLIAVLCVFSLIIYVSLELFDHQSRQTFVGYLSVASLISMFASPLFIINLVIRTRSVEFMPFYLSLATFLMSVSFFAYGLLLHDFFVYVPNGIGTVLGVIQLLLYAYYCRKPSEESRLPLLGSHG
- the LOC140858511 gene encoding bidirectional sugar transporter SWEET2a-like isoform X2 yields the protein MSAGNLFAFVLFASPIPTFKRIVRNKSTEQFSGLPYVYSLLNCLICMWYGLPFVSYGVILVATVNSIGAVCQLVYVTLFIIYADTTRRLKMSGLLIAVLCVFSLIIYVSLELFDHQSRQTFVGYLSVASLISMFASPLFIINLVIRTRSVEFMPFYLSLATFLMSVSFFAYGLLLHDFFVYA